From one Phocaeicola salanitronis DSM 18170 genomic stretch:
- a CDS encoding OmpA family protein, whose amino-acid sequence MIRRFLLLSVLSLPLMARAYNVPMTDTIRWEILPQWEELLQPLEPAYLENAVEVSPWRGNWFVNASGGVSAFVGSPLGCGDIFDRTKPALSVSVGKWFTPAIGTRIAFQGLQFKDAQLESRDFQHLHADLMWNVLSGFSRTKEDFRWDLAPYVGLGILHNDKLGRHPFAVSYGVQGRYRLTDRLHLTAELGCATTFKDFDGMGAGNKWGDRLLSLTAGFSYTIGKKGWKRVVDAAPYIERNERLTGYARSLRNENDRLWQKSSNITRIIAELEKILKLEGLLDKYADRFSSMKDEVEGKGLSIGYPKNNYSGLNSLRARLRDAQANKDKHKGDTAFIHSKDTVYMAYDMDPIYRSGGSFQGNDSIVSSFLVDGRYIGPPIYFFFVLDTDRLTDNSQLVNLDGIARIVKKHGLRIQIIGAADSATGNDSINNSLSQRRAAYMAGELRRRGVDADKIETVSVGGINDYNPVEANRNVCVRLLLPSSDTTD is encoded by the coding sequence ATGATAAGGAGATTTTTATTGCTATCTGTATTGTCCCTGCCACTCATGGCAAGGGCGTACAATGTTCCCATGACGGACACCATCCGATGGGAGATCCTTCCGCAGTGGGAGGAATTGTTACAACCGTTGGAGCCGGCCTATTTGGAGAATGCCGTGGAAGTTTCCCCTTGGCGTGGCAACTGGTTCGTGAACGCGTCCGGCGGCGTGTCGGCATTCGTCGGTTCACCGCTTGGTTGTGGTGACATCTTTGACCGAACAAAGCCAGCATTGTCCGTCTCCGTGGGCAAGTGGTTCACACCGGCCATCGGCACACGAATCGCCTTCCAAGGCTTGCAGTTCAAGGACGCACAACTTGAATCAAGAGACTTCCAACATCTTCATGCCGACTTGATGTGGAACGTGTTGTCGGGCTTCTCACGTACCAAAGAGGATTTCCGCTGGGACTTGGCTCCCTACGTTGGCTTGGGCATCCTGCACAATGACAAATTAGGCCGCCATCCCTTTGCCGTTTCTTACGGGGTACAAGGACGATACCGCTTGACCGACCGCCTGCACCTCACGGCTGAACTTGGCTGTGCCACCACCTTCAAGGACTTTGACGGCATGGGCGCAGGTAACAAGTGGGGCGACCGTCTGCTATCCCTGACCGCCGGATTCTCCTATACTATCGGCAAGAAAGGTTGGAAACGTGTGGTTGATGCCGCCCCTTACATCGAGCGTAACGAGCGGTTGACCGGCTATGCCCGCAGCTTGCGCAATGAGAATGACCGGCTCTGGCAGAAGAGCAGTAATATCACCCGCATCATTGCCGAATTGGAGAAGATTTTGAAGTTGGAAGGGCTGCTTGACAAGTATGCGGACAGGTTTTCTTCGATGAAAGATGAAGTTGAAGGCAAAGGATTGTCAATCGGCTATCCTAAGAATAATTACAGCGGGTTGAACTCGCTTCGTGCAAGGCTGCGCGATGCCCAAGCGAACAAGGACAAGCATAAAGGCGATACCGCTTTTATCCACAGTAAAGACACCGTTTATATGGCATACGACATGGATCCCATTTATAGAAGTGGCGGCTCCTTCCAAGGCAATGATTCCATTGTTTCATCCTTTCTTGTGGACGGCAGATATATCGGCCCGCCCATTTATTTTTTCTTCGTGCTGGACACCGACAGGCTTACCGACAATTCGCAGTTGGTCAACCTGGACGGTATCGCCCGGATTGTCAAGAAGCACGGGTTGCGCATCCAAATCATCGGTGCGGCAGACAGTGCCACCGGCAATGACTCCATCAACAATAGCTTGTCGCAAAGGCGTGCCGCATACATGGCCGGAGAGTTGCGAAGACGTGGCGTGGATGCCGATAAGATAGAAACAGTTTCAGTCGGTGGCATTAACGATTACAATCCCGTAGAAGCCAACCGCAATGTTTGTGTAAGGTTGCTGTTACCATCATCGGACACGACAGATTAG
- a CDS encoding recombinase family protein, with product MAIIGYLPYLPKYAEGAADRKWMEDFGCDRIVEEKPEEGTYRMGWDTLLASIGKGDTLVVSKLAHAVKGARQLSFFLEFCRIKSVRLVALHDGIDSGNELFPETQTSDLLRVIAQLPEEANAVRKMTSQPGRWTKGTKVLSQAAYGRVERNKRVVNMYKSGYTIDDIWKTSGFRSRSSVFRVLKDAGVELKRKKR from the coding sequence ATGGCTATAATAGGCTATTTGCCGTATCTTCCCAAGTATGCGGAGGGAGCGGCTGACAGGAAATGGATGGAGGACTTCGGTTGTGACCGCATCGTGGAGGAAAAGCCCGAAGAAGGAACATACCGTATGGGATGGGACACACTTCTGGCGAGCATCGGCAAGGGTGACACACTGGTCGTTTCCAAACTCGCACACGCCGTCAAGGGCGCAAGGCAGTTATCATTCTTTCTGGAGTTTTGCAGGATAAAATCAGTCCGGCTGGTTGCCCTGCATGACGGCATCGATTCGGGCAATGAACTGTTCCCTGAAACCCAAACATCGGACTTGCTAAGAGTGATTGCCCAGTTGCCCGAAGAGGCTAACGCCGTACGCAAGATGACATCCCAACCGGGGCGGTGGACGAAAGGGACAAAGGTGCTTTCGCAAGCCGCTTACGGGCGTGTGGAACGGAATAAACGGGTGGTGAACATGTATAAGAGCGGCTACACCATTGATGATATTTGGAAGACCAGCGGCTTCCGTAGCCGCAGTTCCGTGTTCCGTGTATTGAAGGATGCGGGAGTGGAACTGAAACGAAAAAAGAGATAA
- a CDS encoding phosphoribosyltransferase produces MAMDKNIIGQANKIMVWLMKYYPVRIKNVGEQQKADRQTIWDFKDGRAYEQVAQMTARHLQELFGSRITSIVFSCVPASTAEKNELRYKRFSERVCELTHAINGYPHMQVSAGRLAVHEHRRDETEARTTQMADYDTDFFKGKDVLLFDDIITKGISYATTADNLEACGANVLGGLFLAKTFYKVR; encoded by the coding sequence ATGGCGATGGACAAAAACATAATAGGACAGGCGAACAAAATAATGGTGTGGCTGATGAAATACTATCCTGTACGCATCAAGAACGTGGGTGAGCAGCAAAAGGCTGACCGGCAGACCATTTGGGATTTCAAGGACGGACGGGCATACGAGCAAGTAGCCCAAATGACTGCCAGACACTTGCAAGAACTTTTCGGCAGTCGGATTACAAGCATCGTGTTTTCGTGTGTGCCAGCGTCCACGGCAGAAAAGAACGAACTGCGCTACAAGCGTTTTTCGGAAAGGGTGTGCGAACTCACCCATGCCATCAACGGCTATCCACATATGCAAGTGTCGGCAGGGCGGTTGGCAGTCCACGAACACCGAAGAGACGAAACCGAGGCACGGACGACACAAATGGCAGACTATGACACTGATTTCTTCAAGGGCAAAGATGTGTTGCTTTTTGACGACATCATCACCAAAGGCATATCCTACGCCACCACAGCCGACAACTTGGAAGCGTGTGGCGCAAACGTGTTGGGCGGTTTGTTCTTGGCAAAGACATTCTACAAGGTAAGATGA
- a CDS encoding MutS N-terminal domain-containing protein, producing MSKNKSPQEKAAVEREKELLSGALNGAASSGGYWLNASGRTAPMFYPKGPEVSPFNALILAMHTDRGGYKTARYFSFNEAKKYGQAVLQGEKGVPFHWYKWEKYVNRNDPNDTMSREDYLRMDKEERKQYKGVRNREIRILFNVDQTTLPDSNPETYRALLESYGGINDRGNLKAEERQLRNAVNHFVAQVKENLVPIRKDSTGIPRYDTAKDAVYMPDQKHFASYPDYVQELVRQVASATGHQQRLAREGMVMQGGKAPSEDAVKYERLVAELAAGVKMTEFGLPAKMSAENLPLVEYWTKELHENPILLEAIETDMNNAVEVMRKAERGEKIEYAALRDHKRTTELREKQKPQVDSRESAILLDIIRKGGMGVDSRNFASPAEKQGFMEKFSLGFYDKKVEEALSRVHDEDPEVVEIAFTEAANYGTKMAESCKEYIPAEWNTKGSYAVSDSLEGIPDRSTKEMVIVRDKQTGLVDVVLPGGALEGGHVVLPDGDKRPYSLTPDEVMSAQERSERGAKAVTNNLPGFSKPRIESALRAQGAAFVRFFNKDGLLGFRPDDSYFEGKEVTTAKLEGKELRTLSHIDVSEAVKNATTVQFDRIQMLRDDDGRWALYLKPQGEASFSVYPDKEDVNRFFTTIKQGQQEASAEVRRSLANKYYALAQNKPELKTDLFAGHIENADLSRIKRVNIFRTKDERILCAPVIDGVEKVQPRLVTPQQWQRMWAAEDMAEYKTNLAGMLFADVLQQANAQIQSQESKQGEQTNMASEATAKGHSFTPSMQEQFGQLKSKHPDALLLFRTGDNYVAYKEDAQTASRILELDVEQGDKADTISFPFMDLDTHLPKLIRAGQRVAICDQLEESKQTVSHENEARVGRGR from the coding sequence ATGAGCAAGAATAAAAGTCCTCAAGAGAAAGCCGCAGTGGAAAGGGAAAAGGAACTGCTGTCAGGCGCATTAAACGGAGCGGCAAGCAGCGGCGGCTACTGGCTGAACGCTTCGGGCAGGACGGCTCCCATGTTTTACCCGAAAGGCCCTGAAGTTAGTCCGTTCAACGCTCTCATACTCGCTATGCACACCGACCGTGGAGGTTACAAGACCGCCCGTTATTTCTCGTTCAACGAGGCCAAGAAATACGGACAAGCGGTGCTGCAAGGTGAAAAAGGTGTGCCCTTCCATTGGTACAAATGGGAGAAGTATGTTAACCGCAACGACCCGAACGACACGATGTCGAGGGAGGATTACCTCCGGATGGACAAGGAAGAGCGGAAACAATACAAAGGAGTGCGCAACCGGGAGATACGCATCCTGTTCAACGTGGACCAGACCACGCTACCCGATTCCAATCCCGAAACCTACCGTGCCCTGCTGGAGAGCTATGGCGGCATCAACGACCGGGGCAACCTCAAGGCGGAAGAGCGGCAGTTGCGGAACGCCGTCAACCATTTCGTGGCGCAGGTCAAGGAAAACCTCGTACCTATCCGCAAGGACAGCACAGGCATACCCCGTTACGACACCGCCAAGGATGCCGTCTATATGCCAGACCAAAAGCATTTTGCCTCTTACCCCGACTATGTGCAGGAATTGGTGCGCCAAGTGGCAAGTGCCACCGGGCATCAGCAACGTCTTGCCCGTGAAGGCATGGTGATGCAAGGCGGCAAGGCACCTTCGGAAGATGCCGTGAAATATGAACGACTGGTGGCTGAACTCGCCGCTGGCGTGAAGATGACGGAGTTCGGTCTGCCGGCCAAGATGTCAGCGGAGAACCTGCCTTTGGTGGAATACTGGACGAAGGAACTGCACGAGAACCCCATATTGCTGGAAGCCATCGAAACGGACATGAACAATGCCGTGGAGGTGATGCGCAAGGCGGAGCGTGGCGAGAAGATAGAATACGCGGCCTTGCGGGATCACAAACGCACCACCGAACTGCGCGAGAAACAGAAGCCGCAAGTAGATTCAAGGGAGAGCGCCATCCTGCTCGACATCATCCGTAAGGGAGGCATGGGCGTGGACAGCCGCAATTTCGCCTCTCCCGCCGAGAAACAGGGCTTCATGGAAAAGTTTAGTCTGGGCTTTTATGACAAAAAGGTGGAAGAAGCATTGTCGAGGGTACATGACGAAGACCCCGAAGTGGTGGAAATCGCCTTTACCGAAGCCGCCAATTACGGCACCAAGATGGCGGAGTCCTGCAAGGAGTACATTCCTGCCGAGTGGAATACCAAGGGCAGCTATGCGGTGTCTGACAGCTTGGAAGGGATACCCGACCGCTCCACCAAGGAGATGGTCATCGTGCGCGACAAGCAGACGGGCCTCGTGGATGTCGTGCTGCCTGGCGGGGCGTTGGAAGGTGGCCATGTGGTCTTGCCCGACGGTGACAAACGTCCGTACAGCCTGACACCGGACGAGGTGATGAGTGCCCAAGAACGGTCGGAACGCGGGGCAAAGGCGGTGACGAACAACCTGCCCGGCTTCTCCAAGCCACGCATCGAGAGTGCCTTGCGGGCGCAAGGCGCTGCATTCGTCCGTTTCTTTAACAAGGACGGCTTACTGGGTTTCCGTCCCGATGACAGCTACTTTGAGGGCAAGGAGGTAACTACGGCCAAATTAGAGGGCAAGGAACTGCGGACACTTTCGCACATCGACGTGTCCGAGGCGGTGAAAAACGCGACCACCGTGCAGTTCGACCGCATACAGATGCTGCGTGACGATGACGGGCGGTGGGCGTTGTACCTTAAACCACAGGGAGAGGCGTCATTCAGCGTCTATCCCGACAAGGAGGATGTCAACCGTTTCTTCACCACCATCAAGCAAGGGCAACAGGAAGCGTCCGCAGAAGTCCGCCGCAGCTTGGCCAATAAATACTACGCCTTGGCGCAGAATAAGCCGGAACTGAAAACGGACTTGTTCGCTGGTCACATCGAGAATGCCGACCTGTCAAGGATTAAAAGAGTGAATATTTTCCGCACCAAGGACGAGCGCATCCTCTGCGCCCCGGTCATTGACGGCGTGGAGAAGGTCCAGCCGAGGCTGGTGACGCCCCAACAGTGGCAACGGATGTGGGCGGCGGAGGATATGGCCGAATACAAAACTAATCTGGCAGGCATGCTCTTTGCCGATGTGTTGCAACAGGCAAACGCGCAAATCCAGTCACAGGAATCCAAACAAGGAGAACAAACCAACATGGCATCTGAGGCCACCGCCAAAGGACACTCTTTCACCCCGTCCATGCAGGAACAGTTCGGCCAACTTAAATCCAAACACCCCGATGCTTTGCTGCTGTTCCGGACCGGCGACAACTATGTGGCCTACAAGGAGGATGCACAGACCGCCTCACGGATATTGGAACTTGATGTGGAACAGGGAGATAAGGCGGATACCATTTCATTCCCCTTCATGGATTTGGACACCCATCTTCCCAAACTTATCCGTGCAGGACAACGGGTAGCAATTTGTGACCAATTGGAAGAATCCAAGCAAACGGTAAGCCATGAGAATGAGGCACGTGTGGGGCGTGGGAGATAA
- a CDS encoding glucosaminidase domain-containing protein, which yields MGKSKNEIYAEQYAKCAMEQMRRYGIPASVTLAQGILESSNGESTLAKKENNHFGIKATQSWLDGGGRYGLYTDDKPNEKFCSYDSVADSYEHHSRFLVENKRYAGCFKLQADDYKGWAKGLEQAGYATGGNYAASLIGIIERNGLDKYDRMVMEEMQAQGRTPGEDMESHLTEEGKGYAFPLERLEFLLVTAPFGGQRSITLQTDHEAVLATEDNGKVVSVDSGKSLTVEYARTDGTTYQVSYQDLANTNAKVGDTVNAGQQVGVSGDNLQFGVVQISTDGSRRNIDPAAYLADVAQKGNINLQLMYEGKDLMEKYKAADGAAVNTTLSPEEWMKKLLSSEDSGARLGYGTDPVVEMAITMFTSLMALAMQIDNKDEQMKVATEAALGKRIDLSALLAACKECVLEIQDGGRPILHMDNGNGIFSHELTASEMNRLSLVLSDTGTTAEQKRIQVAAIVNSIALSGQVARNYEQGMEQHNGQGENLQIR from the coding sequence ATGGGTAAAAGCAAGAACGAAATATATGCGGAGCAATACGCCAAATGTGCGATGGAGCAGATGCGCCGCTACGGAATACCGGCCTCCGTGACACTGGCGCAGGGCATATTGGAAAGCAGCAACGGCGAAAGCACTTTGGCAAAGAAAGAGAACAACCATTTCGGCATCAAGGCCACGCAAAGCTGGTTGGACGGTGGCGGCAGGTATGGCTTGTATACAGATGACAAACCCAATGAGAAGTTTTGCAGCTATGACAGCGTGGCCGATTCCTACGAACACCATTCCCGTTTCCTGGTAGAGAACAAACGGTATGCCGGATGTTTCAAGTTGCAAGCCGATGACTACAAGGGCTGGGCGAAAGGGTTGGAACAGGCGGGATATGCCACGGGAGGCAACTACGCTGCCTCTCTCATTGGCATCATCGAGCGGAACGGGCTTGACAAGTACGACCGCATGGTAATGGAAGAGATGCAAGCACAAGGCCGGACACCTGGCGAGGACATGGAAAGCCACCTTACCGAAGAGGGCAAAGGTTATGCCTTTCCATTGGAACGTTTGGAGTTTCTGTTGGTGACTGCGCCGTTCGGCGGACAACGCAGCATCACCCTGCAAACAGACCATGAAGCCGTTTTGGCCACGGAAGACAATGGCAAGGTGGTGTCGGTGGACAGCGGTAAATCACTGACGGTAGAGTATGCACGGACAGACGGCACCACCTATCAGGTCAGCTACCAAGACTTGGCAAACACGAATGCCAAAGTGGGCGATACGGTAAACGCCGGACAGCAGGTAGGCGTGTCGGGGGACAACCTTCAATTCGGTGTGGTGCAAATCTCCACGGACGGCAGCAGGCGTAATATCGATCCTGCAGCATACTTGGCCGATGTCGCCCAAAAGGGGAACATCAACCTGCAACTGATGTATGAAGGCAAGGACTTGATGGAAAAATACAAGGCTGCTGATGGTGCGGCCGTCAACACAACCCTGTCACCGGAAGAATGGATGAAAAAGTTGCTTTCCTCGGAGGACAGCGGTGCACGTCTTGGCTACGGCACTGATCCCGTAGTGGAGATGGCCATTACGATGTTCACTTCGCTCATGGCATTGGCCATGCAGATTGACAACAAGGATGAACAGATGAAAGTGGCCACCGAAGCGGCCTTGGGCAAGCGCATCGACCTTTCGGCATTGCTGGCCGCCTGCAAGGAATGCGTGTTGGAGATACAGGACGGCGGCCGCCCCATCTTGCATATGGACAATGGCAACGGAATCTTCTCGCACGAACTGACCGCATCGGAGATGAACCGCCTTTCCCTTGTCCTTTCCGATACGGGTACCACGGCAGAGCAGAAACGCATCCAAGTGGCGGCGATAGTGAACAGCATTGCCCTTTCCGGCCAAGTGGCACGGAACTATGAGCAGGGAATGGAACAACACAATGGTCAAGGCGAGAACCTGCAAATCAGATAA
- the dnaN gene encoding DNA polymerase III subunit beta — translation MKFTVSSTAMANKLATMAKVMNNKPALPILSTFLLEVKEDAPLEVTASDLECVWHGSLDITGQEGAGKVCITASTLLDAVRNLPEQPITFTIDDKDKSVTIHYLNGHYGMAGFGSDEYPMMQNECDIRFDMDAATLCNSIDQSLFAVSYDALRPVMTGINYTISDGKLECAASDGHKLVRNTYPLAGNADDCRFVLSAKAAKIVKLLLHKKEGSVEVEYNGRNIVFKTDTDSFSTRLIEGTYPNYNAIVPTNSNKEATIDRQALLSAIRRVGVFAERTSRQLVLSFSGMALLLTGHDFDNATSAEETVFCTYQGDEVRIAFHAENLKMILENMDTAEVRFRMSEACRAAIIEPVSGDVQSEHLALLMPMMLPE, via the coding sequence ATGAAATTTACAGTATCATCAACCGCAATGGCAAACAAACTGGCTACAATGGCCAAAGTAATGAACAACAAACCGGCACTGCCCATCCTTTCCACGTTCTTGCTGGAAGTGAAAGAGGACGCACCGCTGGAAGTGACCGCCTCCGACCTGGAATGTGTATGGCACGGCTCGCTGGATATCACAGGACAGGAGGGAGCAGGCAAAGTGTGCATCACGGCATCCACCTTGTTGGACGCTGTGAGGAACCTGCCCGAACAACCGATTACCTTTACCATTGACGATAAGGACAAAAGTGTGACCATCCACTATTTGAACGGGCATTACGGCATGGCAGGGTTTGGCAGCGATGAATATCCCATGATGCAAAACGAGTGTGATATTCGTTTCGATATGGACGCAGCCACATTGTGCAATTCCATTGACCAATCGCTCTTTGCCGTTTCTTACGATGCCTTGCGCCCCGTGATGACAGGGATAAACTACACTATTTCCGATGGTAAGTTGGAGTGTGCCGCATCCGATGGGCATAAGTTGGTGCGCAACACCTATCCCTTGGCAGGAAATGCGGACGATTGCCGTTTCGTCTTGTCGGCTAAGGCAGCAAAGATTGTCAAGTTGTTGTTGCATAAAAAGGAGGGTAGCGTGGAAGTGGAATACAACGGGCGGAACATTGTGTTCAAGACCGACACGGACAGTTTCAGCACACGGCTGATAGAGGGAACATACCCCAACTACAATGCCATTGTTCCCACCAACAGCAACAAGGAAGCTACCATCGACCGCCAAGCCCTGTTGTCTGCCATCCGTCGCGTAGGCGTATTCGCGGAAAGGACGAGCCGCCAGCTTGTGTTGTCCTTTTCGGGCATGGCCTTGCTCCTCACAGGGCATGATTTTGACAATGCTACATCGGCCGAAGAAACCGTGTTCTGTACTTACCAAGGCGATGAAGTCCGTATCGCTTTCCACGCAGAGAACCTCAAGATGATACTGGAGAACATGGATACAGCCGAAGTGCGTTTCCGCATGAGCGAAGCCTGCCGTGCCGCCATCATCGAACCCGTTTCAGGCGATGTGCAGTCGGAACACTTGGCTCTGCTGATGCCGATGATGTTGCCTGAGTGA
- a CDS encoding SLOG family protein — protein sequence MMIRTDITKAAAFTGHRFIRYSDRQRLKTNLEGAITACYHSGIRHFLCGMAAGFDMLAAETLLAMKANYPDIRLTAVIPFRGQSCKFNPTDKERYSSILGKADNVVCLSETYFDGCFLRRNDYMLERANRIIAYYNGEPKGGTFYTCRRAERMKLDITNLYKHHLTIQTHDYNKN from the coding sequence ATGATGATACGGACAGACATTACAAAGGCGGCAGCGTTCACAGGACACCGCTTTATCCGCTACAGCGACAGGCAGCGGTTGAAAACCAATCTTGAAGGGGCTATCACGGCTTGCTATCATTCGGGCATCCGCCACTTCCTTTGCGGCATGGCGGCAGGCTTTGACATGCTTGCGGCTGAAACACTGCTGGCGATGAAAGCCAACTATCCCGATATTCGGCTGACAGCTGTAATCCCCTTCCGTGGGCAATCCTGCAAGTTCAACCCTACGGACAAAGAGCGGTATAGCTCCATTCTCGGCAAGGCAGATAACGTGGTATGCTTGAGCGAGACTTACTTTGACGGCTGTTTTCTCAGACGCAACGACTATATGCTTGAGCGAGCCAACCGCATCATTGCCTACTACAATGGCGAGCCGAAAGGCGGCACGTTCTACACTTGCCGCAGGGCGGAGCGCATGAAATTGGATATAACCAACTTATACAAACACCATTTAACAATACAAACGCATGATTACAACAAAAATTGA
- the mobV gene encoding MobV family relaxase — protein MANDIKQVLDIRPGKGMSVGQSDEHQRNWTEKGWDWATKHGNYDRSREHLNFEIVKGGIIQPVDKSRTITGRMADNLRERGITDPNAKLCEPQYRTVANIIFGGSRERMHEIAFGNQRVNFTHGADNSLIRRNKDIERWAMDVYRFACEHWGEENVIGFYVHLDELNPHVHCTVIPVDERNKISFNKVFGGKIYDSKKRFFALHDEFAKVNEKWGMKRGTSIALSGAKHRTTEEYRRALSEECTTLEEQVENNRKLLGELLADIRFAEKRVKGLGTMTVNLEEKKKQMIAEIEALAEKLNAGRGDSEELRKKISKLDLDLQKVLDNLTDKRGKLEEANRQLSELRQIEEETRERAVEYRRDLKAATYDLEHQVRYRLADALLGDILNEFKSLLPALDDEGQNLFDGTLLKDVAERGEDIFKCAIYLFANYVDLATTFAESHGGGGGDNDLPWGRKEDEDDRAWARRCLIQASRMMKPKGGKSVRRK, from the coding sequence ATGGCTAATGACATCAAACAGGTATTGGATATAAGACCCGGAAAGGGCATGAGTGTAGGCCAAAGCGACGAACACCAGCGTAACTGGACGGAAAAGGGTTGGGACTGGGCAACAAAGCATGGCAACTATGATCGAAGCCGCGAACACCTCAATTTCGAGATTGTGAAAGGCGGCATTATCCAGCCGGTCGATAAGTCGAGGACTATCACCGGGCGCATGGCGGACAATCTGCGGGAACGTGGCATAACTGACCCGAACGCAAAATTGTGCGAACCGCAGTACCGTACCGTAGCGAACATCATCTTTGGCGGCTCAAGGGAAAGAATGCACGAGATAGCTTTTGGCAACCAAAGAGTGAACTTCACGCACGGGGCTGACAACTCGCTTATCCGGCGTAACAAGGACATAGAGCGTTGGGCAATGGATGTGTACAGGTTTGCGTGTGAACACTGGGGCGAGGAAAACGTCATCGGCTTCTATGTACACCTCGATGAACTGAACCCACATGTGCATTGCACCGTGATACCGGTGGATGAACGAAATAAAATCTCGTTCAACAAGGTTTTCGGAGGGAAGATTTATGATTCCAAGAAGCGTTTCTTCGCGCTTCATGACGAGTTTGCCAAGGTGAACGAGAAGTGGGGTATGAAACGAGGCACGAGCATCGCCTTAAGCGGTGCGAAACACCGGACCACTGAGGAATACCGCCGTGCATTGAGCGAGGAATGTACAACCCTGGAGGAACAGGTTGAGAACAACAGGAAGTTGCTCGGCGAGTTGCTTGCCGACATCCGTTTTGCCGAGAAACGGGTGAAAGGACTGGGCACGATGACCGTCAACTTAGAGGAGAAAAAGAAGCAGATGATTGCCGAGATTGAAGCCCTTGCGGAAAAATTGAACGCGGGCCGTGGCGATTCGGAGGAATTGCGCAAGAAGATAAGCAAACTCGACCTTGACTTGCAGAAAGTGCTTGACAATCTCACCGACAAACGCGGCAAATTGGAAGAAGCGAACAGACAACTTTCCGAACTTAGACAGATAGAGGAAGAAACACGTGAACGTGCGGTTGAATACCGGCGAGACCTCAAAGCTGCGACCTACGACTTGGAACATCAGGTGCGCTACCGGCTGGCCGATGCGCTGTTGGGCGACATACTGAACGAGTTCAAGTCATTGCTTCCGGCATTGGACGACGAAGGACAAAACCTGTTCGACGGCACGCTGCTGAAAGATGTGGCCGAACGTGGCGAGGACATCTTCAAATGTGCCATCTACCTCTTTGCGAACTATGTGGACTTGGCCACGACATTTGCCGAAAGCCACGGCGGTGGAGGTGGTGACAATGACCTGCCTTGGGGACGGAAAGAGGACGAGGACGACCGGGCCTGGGCAAGACGCTGCCTGATACAGGCAAGCCGGATGATGAAGCCCAAAGGTGGCAAAAGCGTCCGCCGGAAATGA
- a CDS encoding phosphoribosyltransferase family protein — translation MLPTISHPKVFKRKKIPCVFTDYYFQSRYNPYLSEAQKQFCQSILDFKDGKHDGIRFLVAGIERLKPQPGTIVMFMPCSTQRKYWRRFKTMVDYVHDEYPELVCGISYVRYTGDRESLHLQKDRGNATLEKNYFFKEDLAGKEVLVVDDILTTGNSLQDFRKEVEADGGKVVGAIFAAETFKMPNAFWCYLEALGWSEDDAGKYESKPEDTVVDYPYQRRKWGVYDEEPEDIDWMPDRTIIHGNSMINLWYGKRKGKNVVVKKEILPLDPESDEPCSDNLSEFDLRI, via the coding sequence TTGCTGCCGACCATCAGCCACCCCAAAGTGTTCAAAAGGAAGAAAATCCCATGTGTATTCACGGACTATTACTTCCAGTCAAGGTACAACCCATACCTAAGCGAAGCACAAAAACAGTTCTGCCAATCCATTTTGGATTTCAAGGACGGCAAGCATGATGGCATCCGTTTCCTTGTGGCCGGAATAGAGAGATTGAAACCCCAACCAGGTACCATTGTCATGTTCATGCCGTGCAGTACACAGCGCAAATATTGGAGGCGGTTCAAAACGATGGTGGACTATGTACATGACGAATATCCGGAACTTGTGTGCGGCATATCGTATGTCCGTTACACGGGCGACAGGGAGAGTTTGCACCTGCAAAAGGACAGAGGAAATGCTACATTGGAGAAAAATTATTTCTTCAAAGAGGACTTGGCGGGCAAGGAGGTATTAGTGGTGGATGACATCCTTACAACAGGGAATAGCCTGCAAGATTTCAGAAAGGAAGTGGAAGCGGACGGTGGCAAGGTGGTAGGTGCCATTTTTGCCGCCGAGACATTCAAAATGCCCAATGCTTTCTGGTGTTATTTGGAAGCGTTAGGCTGGTCGGAAGATGATGCGGGGAAATATGAATCCAAGCCCGAAGATACCGTTGTGGATTATCCATACCAACGTCGTAAATGGGGTGTCTATGATGAAGAACCGGAAGACATTGATTGGATGCCCGACAGGACGATTATTCATGGGAACAGCATGATAAACTTGTGGTATGGCAAAAGAAAAGGGAAGAATGTAGTGGTAAAAAAGGAAATCTTGCCGTTGGATCCTGAGAGCGATGAACCTTGCAGCGACAACTTGTCTGAATTTGACTTGCGGATATAA